A stretch of Fusarium fujikuroi IMI 58289 draft genome, chromosome FFUJ_chr10 DNA encodes these proteins:
- a CDS encoding LYS12-homo-isocitrate dehydrogenase family protein — translation MSKTLRIAVIPGDGIGKEVMPYGVRCLKAAAKKFSISLEFQEFDFASCDYYEKHGKMMPDDWKDTLQHFDAIYFGAVGMPDQVPDNISLWGSLLKFRREFDQYINLRPCRLMPGIPSPLAGHKPGDIDFWIVRENTEGEYSSVGGIMFEGTERETVIQDTVMTRVGVDRVLRYAFDLAQSRPRKKLTSATKSNGISITMPWWDSRVAEMSKNYSNVAVEKYHIDILTAHFVQRPQIFDVVVGSNLFGDILSDLGPACTGTIGIAPSANLNPTGDFPSLFEPVHGSAPDIYGKGIANPIGMIWAGQMMLSHFGYADAAAGMMTAIETVLASSGAEVKTADIGGNGNTQTLGEAIEKAILLG, via the coding sequence ATGTCCAAAACACTCAGGATCGCCGTCATCCCCGGCGATGGCATTGGCAAAGAAGTCATGCCGTATGGTGTCCGTTGCCTCAAAGCCGCAGCCAAGAAGTTCAGCATCTCACTCGAATTCCAAGAGTTCGACTTTGCAAGCTGCGATTACTATGAAAAGCACGGCAAGATGATGCCTGATGACTGGAAGGATACTCTTCAACACTTCGACGCCATCTACTTCGGCGCCGTTGGCATGCCCGACCAAGTCCCCGATAACATCAGTCTCTGGGGTAGTCTCCTCAAATTCCGCCGTGAATTCGACCAATACATCAATTTGCGGCCATGCCGACTCATGCCCGGTATTCCATCTCCCCTCGCAGGCCACAAACCCGGCGACATCGACTTCTGGATCGTGCGTGAGAACACGGAGGGAGAGTACTCCAGCGTCGGAGGAATCATGTTTGAAGGAACGGAACGAGAGACTGTGATTCAAGATACGGTCATGACGCGTGTTGGAGTGGATCGCGTTCTTCGCTATGCCTTTGATCTTGCGCAGAGTCGACCTAGGAAGAAATTGACGAGTGCGACCAAGAGTAATGGCATCAGCATCACTATGCCATGGTGGGATAGTCGCGTCGCTGAGATGAGCAAGAATTACTCTAATGTTGCGGTTGAGAAGTATCACATCGACATCTTGACGGCGCACTTTGTTCAGCGACCTCAAATCTTTGACGTTGTTGTTGGATCGAACCTCTTTGGCGATATTCTATCTGATCTGGGCCCTGCGTGCACGGGAACGATTGGCATTGCGCCATCAGCAAATCTCAACCCAACGGGCGATTTCCCTAGTTTATTCGAGCCTGTTCATGGAAGTGCACCGGATATCTACGGCAAAGGGATTGCTAATCCTATCGGAATGATATGGGCGGGGCagatgatgttgtcgcaCTTCGGGTATGCAGATGCCGCTGCGGGGATGATGACGGCTATTGAGACTGTGCTGGCGAGTTCGGGAGCGGAAGTCAAGACTGCGGATATTGGTGGTA
- a CDS encoding related to haloacetate dehalogenase H-1 produces the protein MFDNFEPFAIKTKSNPDITINGLKSGESSSKPALLLIHGFPQTLHIWHRVAPRVLDKYNVVLIDIRGYGKSSKPDDIASYAKSAMAKDCINVMDALGHTGSFFVCAHDRGARVAHKLAVDYPDRIRKFILLDICPTLAMYTKTDFDFAKAYFHWFFLIQKEPLPETLITAKPRELAEMFMGGRQGDGLSIFEPECFEIYAKNLEDPATVHAMCNDYRASATVDLEEAREDLKQGRRIQSPLLVLWGKHGVIEKCFDAVKEWKDVADPGVLVEGRSVESGHYVPEQAPDVVVSAILEFLN, from the coding sequence ATGTTTGACAACTTTGAACCTTTCGCAATCAAGACAAAGTCCAACCCagacatcaccatcaacggcTTGAAAAGCGGCGAGTCTTCCTCCAAACccgctcttcttctcatccatggcTTCCCTCAAACACTACACATCTGGCATCGTGTTGCGCCTCGGGTTCTCGACAAATACAACGTTGTATTGATCGATATCCGAGGGTATGGAAAGTCCTCCAAGCCTGACGATATAGCTTCGTATGCAAAGAGCGCCATGGCAAAAGACTGTATCAACGTCATGGATGCTCTCGGCCATACTGGGTCTTTCTTTGTCTGTGCCCATGATCGCGGTGCCAGAGTCGCGCATAAACTCGCCGTCGATTACCCTGATCGCATTCGCAAGTTCATACTACTCGACATCTGTCCTACACTGGCGATGTATACCAAGACGGATTTCGACTTTGCCAAAGCATACTTCCATTGGTTTTTCCTCATTCAAAAAGAACCTCTTCCTGAAACTCTTATCACAGCGAAGCCTAGAGAGTTAGCAGAGATGTTCATGGGCGGCCGCCAAGGCGATGGGTTATCCATCTTTGAGCCAGAGTGTTTTGAGATCTATGCCAAGAATTTGGAAGATCCTGCGACGGTTCATGCCATGTGCAATGATTATCGCGCGAGCGCGACTGTCGATCTGGAGGAGGCGCGTGAAGATCTGAAGCAAGGCCGAAGGATCCAGAGCCCTCTGCTTGTCTTATGGGGAAAGCATGGGGTTATTGAGAAGTGCTTTGATGCTGTGAAAGAGTGGAAAGACGTTGCTGATCCTGGTGTGCTGGTCGAAGGTCGCAGTGTTGAGTCGGGACACTATGTTCCGGAGCAGGCGCCCGATGTTGTAGTCTCCGCGATTCTGGAATTTCTCAATTGA